The DNA region TGAAGTGTAGCATTGGCATTTGCCTCTTCCATTCTTCGGATCATCTCATCCATAGCACGCTTTTCTTCTTCTTCTTTGTTGTCACGAAGTTGAACAATATGCAATGTTCTAAAACATTCATATTTGATTTGTTCTACAAGCTCCATGAAAAGATTATAACTCTCTTTTTTATACTCAGTCAAAGGATCTTTTTGATTATACCCACGAAGACCAATACCTGTTTTTAAAATATCCATTTGGTATAAATGTGCTCTCCATGTATTGTCAAGAACCTGAAGGTATAAAATACGTTCAATTTCTTTACGTTGAGTCTCATCAACAACAGACATTTTGGCATCAAAACTCTCTTGAAGTTCTGCAACAATCACATCTTTCAGTTTTGTAAACTCTAAATTTTGTAAGTGTTGTGCATCAAATGAAGCATTTAATTCATCTTGAAGAATGGACACAAGGTGTTCAATGTTATATTCTGTTTCTGCAATTCCTTCGTAAATCTCAGCTTTATAAAGTAAATTTGTCACAAAATCCACGCGAATCTCTTTAATGCGTGTTTCAATATCAAAGTTAGGGTTTAAAAGATCATTTCTAAAGTTATAAATTGCTTTACGTTGTTTGTTCGCAACATCATCATATTCCAAAAGGTGTTTACGAGATTCAAAGTGAAGTGCTTCGACTTTTTTCTGTGCATTTTCAACGGCACGTGTCACCATTTTAGATTCAATATGTTCACCTTCTTCAATCCCTAGGCGCTCCATAATTGCTTTAATACGATCACTTCCAAAAATTCGCAAAAGGTTATCTTCCAAACTTAAATAAAAACGGCTTTTACCATTATCGCCTTGACGACCTGAACGTCCACGAAGCTGGTTATCGATACGTCTACTTTCATGACGCTCTGTACCGATGATATAAAGACCTCCAAGGGCTTTAATTTCATCCTCAAGCTTAATATCAACACCACGTCCAGCCATATTGGTTGCAATCGTTACAGCGCCTTTGACACCTGCATCTTTAATAATTTGAGCTTCTTTTTCATGGTTTTTAGCATTCAAAACAGAGTGTGGTACTTTCTCTTTTTTCAACAGTGAATGGAGTAACTCACTTTTTTCAATGGATGCAGTACCTACAAGAACAGGTTGCCCTTTTTCATGGCATAGTTTGATATCTTTAATCACGGCTTCAAACTTTTCACGTTCCGTTTTATAGATAAGATCATTCATATCTTCTCTGCGCATTGGGACATTTGTAGGAATTGAGATTACATCAAGATTATAAATCTGCGCAAACTCGGTTGCTTCTGTTTGTGCAGTTCCTGTCATACCTGCGAGTTTATTGTAAAGTCTAAAATAATTTTGGAAGGTGATGTCTGCGAGTGTTTGAGACTCTTCTTTAATCATCACGCCTTCTTTTGCTTCTAACGCTTGGTGCAATCCTTCACTAAAACGTCGTCCTTCGCTTAAACGCCCCGTAAACTCATCGACAATAATAATTTCC from Sulfurospirillum diekertiae includes:
- the secA gene encoding preprotein translocase subunit SecA, which codes for MSNIVRKIFGTKNDRVVKELQARVQKINALEPVYEKLSDEALKDAFNAFKADVRSGTKTLETILNDVFAITREASKRTTGMRHFDVQMVGGLVLHGGNIAEMKTGEGKTLVATLPVVLNAMSGEGVHVVTVNDYLAKRDAADMSRIYNFLGLTVGIVTNDLDNDAKRKAQYDADITYGTNNEFGFDYLRDNMRYAVDEKVQRVHNFVIVDEVDSILIDEARTPLIISGPANRTLDGYKIADGVAQKLTKEADFTVDEKNRTVLMTEDGISNAEKLFGVDNLYSLDNAVLSHHLDQALKARYLFVADVDYVVRDGEIIIVDEFTGRLSEGRRFSEGLHQALEAKEGVMIKEESQTLADITFQNYFRLYNKLAGMTGTAQTEATEFAQIYNLDVISIPTNVPMRREDMNDLIYKTEREKFEAVIKDIKLCHEKGQPVLVGTASIEKSELLHSLLKKEKVPHSVLNAKNHEKEAQIIKDAGVKGAVTIATNMAGRGVDIKLEDEIKALGGLYIIGTERHESRRIDNQLRGRSGRQGDNGKSRFYLSLEDNLLRIFGSDRIKAIMERLGIEEGEHIESKMVTRAVENAQKKVEALHFESRKHLLEYDDVANKQRKAIYNFRNDLLNPNFDIETRIKEIRVDFVTNLLYKAEIYEGIAETEYNIEHLVSILQDELNASFDAQHLQNLEFTKLKDVIVAELQESFDAKMSVVDETQRKEIERILYLQVLDNTWRAHLYQMDILKTGIGLRGYNQKDPLTEYKKESYNLFMELVEQIKYECFRTLHIVQLRDNKEEEEKRAMDEMIRRMEEANANATLQHQSPYADEEDDKDKKAARNEPCPCGSGKKYKQCCGKSGPKKGLLA